The Filimonas lacunae genomic sequence ACTGATCAAACAACTGCTGTTTGGTTAATGGGTTCATTACGTATTGATTGTAATGGCCACCCATGTTTTTGAAAAAGGTTTCACCGCCTGGCTTATCGGTTGTTTGTAAAGAGGATAAGGTCTGCAATGGAGCTGAGCCGGTAGCTATGTATACGAAGTTAGAACCGTACAGGCTGCTTCTGTATTTGTGCCGGAACTTGCCACCTGCTTTTATGCTAAGACGTGAGTTGATATTGAATTTTACATTTACCTGTGCAGTTTTATCACGCTCTTTGGTATCCAGTTGGGATACAACCAGCTGCTGTAAGGTTAATTTGCTGGCGTCCATTACTTCCGATTTATCAGCAATACCCGGCTCAAAGCTTAATGCTTCGCCACCTACACCGTTAGGGGAGTCAAAGCCCCAGTATCTTTTGCCGTCAGAAGAGAGGTTATTGAAACCTCCGGTAATTTTCTGGCGGAAGGTAGCAATAGGTAAACCGTTATTTTCGGAGGTTCCCGGGGTTTTGAGATAGTATTTAGATAAATAATCGCTTACACTCCAATCTAATTTTATTTTAGAAGACAGCTGGTGTTCGCCACCCAGTTCTGCTCCATTCAGTTTGGTTTGGTAATAAGAGTAGCGGTAGTTGTACTGGTAACGGCTGTTGTTATAATCCACATACGATTCGTATACGGGACGTATGTCATTAAACTTATCCATTAAGCCACGAAAGGTGATTTTGTGGGCTGCGTTGAATTTGTATTCCAGGCCCAGGTTACCACCATAGGTTTGCCTTTTGCCCATGTATCTTTTCAGTAACGCTGTGCTGATAGATTTTTGCTGTGTAGCGTCGCTTAAACCGGTATTGTAGGCAATTTCATAGCTATCAGTACCCCATTGTCTGTCCCAGATAGCACCCGCCAGCATTACACCCAGCTTGTTGTTAAAGAAACGGTCGCCATATACTAATGAGGCATTGTACGTACCATTTTGCGAGAAGGAATTGTAACCACCTGCCAGGCTTGCGTTCAGCTGTCTTTTGGCAGGAGCAGTGCGGGTGATAAAGTTGATAGAACCACCAATGGCATCGCCTTCCCAGTCGGGCGTAAGGGCTTTGGCCACTTGTACATACTGTATCATTTCTGAAGGCACAGCATCCAGTACGGATGAGCGGTTGCCCAGCACGTTAGAGCTGGGTAAACGGCTGCCGTTGAACATGGTAGAGGTCCATGCAAACGGGGTTCCGCGCACGGTGGCCTGATCGGCTTCGCCGTGGTAACGGGCAACAGCCACACCCTGCATACGTTGTACTGCTTCGGCAGCGTTACGATCGGGTAGTTTGCCAATAGCATCCGCAGCTATTACATCCATAATGGCCACAGAGTTTCTTTTAATACTATATGCTTTTATTTGTGAAGGCGCCATTGTTCCTCTTACCAGTATTGAGGACGGGCCGGTGTTGTCGGGAGATAATTCAATAGTGCCGGCATCGTTCACGCCTTTGCTTACTACTATTTCCATTTGTTTTTTCAGATAACCCACATAAGAAACGGTAATGGTTTGTTTGCCTAATGAGGGAAGCAGGAAGGTAAAAGTACCATCCAGATTGGTAGTAGTAGATTTGCTACCATTAGAACTGCTGATGGTGGCGCCGGGAAGTAAACCATCCCTGCCGGTAATAGTACCTTTTACCACCTGGGCCATTAATTGCCCCCATCCTGTAATGCTAAACAGTAGCAGGCCACTTTTTAAACCTGTTACTAAAAGCCGTTTGTTACGCATGAGATGTAAATTTTCAGCAAAACTGCTTTGCCGGTTTTACAGGTTCGTCCGGCTCGGCCAACCGGTACCTGAGGTGTTTATTTTTGCAGCATTAGCACTTGTTGGCGTTGATTGTCAGTTGTTTGTGTTGTGTTATGAAA encodes the following:
- a CDS encoding TonB-dependent receptor; its protein translation is MRNKRLLVTGLKSGLLLFSITGWGQLMAQVVKGTITGRDGLLPGATISSSNGSKSTTTNLDGTFTFLLPSLGKQTITVSYVGYLKKQMEIVVSKGVNDAGTIELSPDNTGPSSILVRGTMAPSQIKAYSIKRNSVAIMDVIAADAIGKLPDRNAAEAVQRMQGVAVARYHGEADQATVRGTPFAWTSTMFNGSRLPSSNVLGNRSSVLDAVPSEMIQYVQVAKALTPDWEGDAIGGSINFITRTAPAKRQLNASLAGGYNSFSQNGTYNASLVYGDRFFNNKLGVMLAGAIWDRQWGTDSYEIAYNTGLSDATQQKSISTALLKRYMGKRQTYGGNLGLEYKFNAAHKITFRGLMDKFNDIRPVYESYVDYNNSRYQYNYRYSYYQTKLNGAELGGEHQLSSKIKLDWSVSDYLSKYYLKTPGTSENNGLPIATFRQKITGGFNNLSSDGKRYWGFDSPNGVGGEALSFEPGIADKSEVMDASKLTLQQLVVSQLDTKERDKTAQVNVKFNINSRLSIKAGGKFRHKYRSSLYGSNFVYIATGSAPLQTLSSLQTTDKPGGETFFKNMGGHYNQYVMNPLTKQQLFDQFSAGSLSQNGFANYTSATNATNPYTGTEDVTAGYVMAEYDATSQLKIIGGVRNEYTNMTLNGNKANTTSSGTTIEAATVKSNYNALLPMLHFKYALNDKANIRAAYTRTFIRANFSDLTPGQSVNSTSSVIAITKGNPDLKPTFSNNFDLMAEYYFNNIGMLSGGVFYKQLSNLIFSNTTAYIQDGTNYTVTQANNLDNAHLYGVEAGINKRFDFLKGFWSGFGVEVNGSYIQSEVNIPRTTSTITDKSSLPNQSKVLFNTILFYERKGVMVRLAGNYRGKSVETINQKLGKDFYIWTDKNFTVDASATVTLTKSLKVFAELNNLTNQPLKTYMGDQRRIATAEWYGIRGQAGIRWDIIH